The Streptomyces sp. NBC_00691 genome has a segment encoding these proteins:
- a CDS encoding NDP-sugar synthase, with amino-acid sequence MTEAILLVGGKGTRLRPLTVNTPKPMVPAAGVPFLTHQLARARAAGVEHIVLATSYLAEVFEPHFGDGSALGLSLEYVTEEEPLGTGGAIRNVASRLHSGPDDPVLIFNGDILTGLDIQALVATHSSSGADVSLHLTRVEDPRAFGLVPTDSTGRVTAFLEKPQTPEEIVTDQINAGAYVFRRSVIDRIPAGRPVSVERETFPELLASGAHLQGMVDSTYWLDLGTPQAFVRGSADLVLGRAPSPAVPGRCGDRLVLPSARVAPDAKLTGGTVVGADAVVGEGARIAGSTLLAGAVVEPGAVITDSLIGAGARIGARTVLAGAVIGDGAQVGPDNELRDGTRVWCDATLPAATIRFSSDQ; translated from the coding sequence GTGACAGAAGCGATCCTCCTGGTCGGTGGCAAGGGAACAAGGCTGCGACCTCTCACGGTCAACACGCCCAAGCCCATGGTTCCGGCGGCGGGCGTCCCGTTCCTGACGCACCAGCTGGCCCGCGCCCGCGCCGCCGGCGTCGAGCACATCGTGCTCGCCACCTCCTACCTGGCCGAGGTCTTCGAGCCGCACTTCGGCGACGGCTCCGCACTGGGCCTCAGCCTGGAGTACGTCACCGAGGAGGAGCCCCTGGGCACCGGCGGCGCGATACGCAACGTCGCCTCGCGACTGCACTCGGGCCCCGACGACCCGGTCCTCATCTTCAACGGGGACATCCTGACGGGCCTCGACATCCAGGCCCTCGTCGCCACCCACTCCTCCTCGGGAGCGGACGTCTCGCTCCACCTCACCCGCGTCGAGGACCCGCGGGCCTTCGGTCTCGTCCCCACGGACTCCACCGGCCGCGTCACGGCCTTCCTGGAGAAGCCGCAGACGCCCGAGGAGATCGTCACCGACCAGATCAACGCGGGCGCGTACGTGTTCCGGCGCTCGGTCATCGACAGGATCCCCGCCGGCCGCCCCGTCTCGGTCGAACGGGAGACCTTCCCGGAACTGCTCGCCTCCGGAGCCCACCTCCAGGGCATGGTCGACTCCACCTACTGGCTGGACCTCGGCACCCCGCAGGCCTTCGTCCGCGGCTCCGCCGACCTGGTCCTGGGCCGCGCGCCCTCCCCGGCCGTCCCGGGCCGCTGCGGCGACCGCCTGGTCCTCCCCTCGGCCCGCGTCGCCCCGGACGCCAAGCTGACCGGCGGCACCGTCGTCGGCGCCGACGCGGTCGTCGGCGAGGGCGCCCGCATAGCGGGCTCCACGCTGCTGGCCGGCGCGGTCGTCGAACCGGGCGCGGTGATCACCGACTCCCTGATCGGCGCGGGCGCCCGCATCGGCGCGCGCACGGTCCTGGCGGGCGCGGTGATCGGCGACGGGGCGCAGGTGGGCCCGGACAACGAACTCCGCGACGGGACAAGAGTCTGGTGCGACGCCACCCTCCCCGCCGCCACGATCCGCTTCTCGTCGGACCAGTAG
- a CDS encoding peptidoglycan recognition protein family protein has translation MRASLASSIAVTCATVLALPVSLAAPAAAAVPSALGLPPTVSAQPPAPEVPGATQSLPLEPLGAGDRAVGGGTDDADAQGLTRRDVRPFSLVGVVWDDPSAALHGVVQVRTRATGGGAWSEWQDVETHNDEHGADPDTAEGHGRALKGSTAPLWVGDSDGVEIRVRGDEPLPDGLRLELVDPGEVPGGTPEEVPGGTPDEVRGQVREEAAGQVSPAAWSRATAGPLAPAGLSAAEAAVSGVNAQLAPYGAAWIPALSKAATELTLPYLPKAPAVAMAPPAAAPVAPDAPRAPAEAQAPGQMAAAKPYIGPQPKIITRKGWGADERIREKGFVYTKTIKAAFVHHSATGNNYTCAQAPSVLRSIYRYHVQSSGWRDFGYNFAVDKCGNIYEGRAGGVAKPVLGAHTLGFNTNSMGIAVLGTFTKSAPPAAVVTAVARLTAWKLGLHGVNPKAAAYLVSGGGNLYKKGSTVKFNAIAGHRDGFATECPGARLYSKLGTARTSSAKYQGRS, from the coding sequence ATGCGTGCCTCACTCGCCTCCTCGATCGCCGTGACCTGCGCGACGGTCCTCGCCCTGCCGGTCTCTCTCGCCGCACCCGCGGCGGCCGCGGTGCCGTCGGCGCTCGGGCTGCCACCGACGGTCTCCGCACAACCACCCGCGCCCGAAGTGCCCGGCGCCACCCAGTCCCTGCCACTGGAGCCACTGGGCGCCGGCGACCGGGCCGTGGGCGGCGGGACGGACGACGCCGACGCCCAGGGACTCACCCGACGCGACGTCAGGCCCTTCTCCCTCGTCGGTGTCGTGTGGGACGACCCGTCGGCCGCCCTGCACGGCGTCGTGCAGGTCCGCACCCGGGCCACCGGGGGCGGCGCCTGGTCGGAGTGGCAGGACGTGGAGACCCACAACGACGAACACGGCGCCGACCCGGACACCGCCGAAGGTCACGGGCGGGCGCTCAAGGGGTCCACGGCCCCGCTGTGGGTCGGCGACTCGGACGGCGTGGAGATCCGGGTCCGTGGGGACGAGCCGCTCCCCGATGGCCTGCGGCTGGAACTGGTCGACCCGGGCGAGGTCCCGGGCGGCACCCCGGAAGAAGTCCCGGGCGGGACCCCGGATGAGGTCCGGGGACAGGTTCGGGAGGAGGCCGCGGGCCAGGTGTCGCCGGCCGCGTGGTCCCGCGCGACGGCGGGCCCGCTCGCGCCGGCCGGCCTGAGCGCGGCGGAGGCGGCGGTGAGCGGCGTGAACGCCCAGCTGGCCCCGTACGGCGCGGCCTGGATCCCGGCCCTGTCGAAGGCGGCCACGGAGCTGACGCTTCCGTACCTGCCGAAGGCGCCCGCAGTGGCGATGGCCCCGCCGGCCGCCGCCCCCGTCGCCCCGGACGCGCCGCGGGCCCCCGCCGAGGCCCAGGCCCCCGGGCAGATGGCCGCCGCGAAGCCGTACATCGGCCCCCAGCCCAAGATCATCACCCGTAAGGGCTGGGGCGCGGACGAGCGCATCCGCGAGAAGGGCTTCGTCTACACCAAGACCATCAAGGCCGCCTTCGTGCACCACAGCGCCACCGGCAACAACTACACCTGCGCCCAGGCGCCCTCCGTTCTGCGCAGTATCTACCGCTACCACGTCCAGAGCAGTGGATGGCGAGACTTCGGCTACAACTTCGCCGTCGACAAGTGCGGAAACATCTACGAAGGCCGGGCCGGGGGAGTGGCCAAGCCGGTCCTCGGCGCGCACACCCTCGGGTTCAACACCAACAGCATGGGCATCGCCGTTCTCGGCACCTTCACCAAGAGCGCCCCGCCGGCCGCCGTGGTGACCGCCGTCGCCCGTCTGACGGCTTGGAAACTCGGGCTCCACGGGGTCAATCCGAAGGCTGCGGCCTACCTCGTCTCCGGTGGCGGAAACCTGTACAAGAAGGGCAGCACGGTCAAGTTCAACGCCATCGCGGGACACCGTGACGGGTTCGCGACGGAGTGCCCCGGAGCACGGCTCTACAGCAAGCTCGGAACGGCCCGCACGAGCTCGGCGAAGTACCAGGGGAGGAGCTGA
- a CDS encoding TIGR03089 family protein, with translation MNASDRTPADLLRSALAADPARPLVTFYDDATGERVELSVATFANWVAKTANLLQGELSAEPGDRLALLLPAHWQTAVWLLACSSVGVTVEVGGDPAGADLVVAGPDTLEAGLACSGERIALSLAPLGRRFPAVPAGYADYAVEVPSQGDRFAPFVPVDPGAPALVVDGGERSGAQLVEEARADAAALGLAPGARLLSGLGYEDWKGLSTGLYAPLAAGGSVVLCRNLDRLSPESLAKRVESERVTVTGV, from the coding sequence GTGAACGCCAGCGACCGCACCCCCGCCGACCTGCTGCGATCCGCGCTCGCCGCGGACCCCGCCCGCCCCTTGGTCACCTTCTACGACGACGCCACCGGTGAGCGGGTGGAATTGTCCGTCGCCACCTTCGCCAATTGGGTGGCCAAGACGGCGAACCTGCTCCAGGGCGAGCTGTCCGCCGAGCCCGGCGACCGGCTCGCGCTGCTACTGCCCGCGCACTGGCAGACGGCCGTCTGGCTGCTCGCCTGCTCGTCCGTCGGGGTGACCGTGGAGGTGGGCGGCGACCCCGCCGGCGCGGACCTGGTGGTCGCGGGTCCCGACACGCTGGAGGCGGGTCTCGCCTGTTCCGGGGAGCGGATCGCGCTCTCCCTCGCCCCGCTGGGCCGTCGCTTCCCCGCCGTGCCCGCCGGGTACGCGGACTACGCGGTGGAGGTGCCGAGCCAGGGCGACCGGTTCGCCCCGTTCGTGCCGGTCGATCCGGGTGCACCCGCGCTCGTCGTCGACGGTGGCGAGCGCTCCGGCGCGCAGCTGGTCGAGGAGGCCCGCGCGGATGCGGCGGCCCTCGGTCTCGCCCCGGGTGCCCGGCTGCTCTCCGGGCTCGGTTACGAGGACTGGAAGGGGCTCTCGACGGGCCTGTACGCGCCGCTCGCGGCGGGCGGCTCCGTGGTCCTCTGCCGGAACCTGGACCGGCTGTCGCCCGAGTCGCTGGCCAAGCGCGTGGAGAGCGAGCGGGTGACGGTCACCGGCGTCTGA
- a CDS encoding LCP family protein — protein MTDRSGTPAEPDPPATGDTATEGTAAGAPREPRRRRHWLRWTALGVSLVVLAAAGVGWWFYRKLDGNITTDTTAAAELRRYEKERPAAVVSAARNILLIGSDTRSGEGNRKYGKDEGTQRSDTTILLHLSAGKKSATAVSLPRDLMVTIPSCRKADGTRTREQFAQFNWAFEFGGTACTIRTVEKLTGIRVDHHMVIDFRGFKKMVDAVDGVEVCLKEPVNDPAAKLKLPAGRQTLHGEQALGFVRARKSIGNGSDTDRMDRQQQFLGALVSKVQSDGVLLNPTKLYPVLDAATKAITTDQGLDSLRDLYDLARSMRAIPTEKVQFLTVPRRPYAYNANRDELVQPAASQLFKQLREDRTVVVTPGDEKKDGTGTPGNGTDGKPDDADTPAPSVTPTFTGRNAAEGVCS, from the coding sequence GTGACGGACCGTTCGGGTACGCCCGCCGAACCGGATCCCCCGGCGACGGGGGACACGGCCACGGAGGGCACGGCTGCCGGGGCTCCGCGGGAGCCGCGCCGCCGACGCCACTGGCTGCGGTGGACGGCACTCGGCGTCTCGCTCGTGGTGCTGGCCGCGGCCGGGGTCGGCTGGTGGTTCTACCGCAAGCTCGACGGCAACATCACCACGGACACCACCGCCGCCGCCGAGCTCCGGAGGTACGAGAAGGAGCGCCCGGCGGCCGTCGTCTCGGCCGCCCGGAACATCCTGCTCATCGGCTCGGACACCCGGTCGGGCGAGGGGAACCGCAAGTACGGCAAGGACGAGGGCACCCAGCGTTCGGACACCACGATCCTGCTGCACCTGTCGGCGGGGAAGAAGAGCGCGACGGCCGTCTCGCTCCCCCGCGACCTGATGGTGACGATCCCGAGCTGCCGCAAGGCGGACGGGACGCGGACCCGCGAGCAGTTCGCGCAGTTCAACTGGGCCTTCGAGTTCGGCGGTACGGCGTGCACGATCCGTACCGTCGAGAAGCTGACCGGGATCCGGGTGGACCACCACATGGTGATCGACTTCCGGGGCTTCAAGAAGATGGTGGACGCCGTCGACGGCGTGGAGGTCTGCCTCAAGGAGCCGGTGAACGACCCGGCCGCGAAGCTGAAGCTGCCCGCGGGGCGCCAGACGCTCCACGGGGAGCAGGCCCTCGGCTTCGTACGGGCCCGGAAGTCGATCGGCAACGGCAGCGACACCGACCGGATGGACCGCCAGCAGCAGTTCCTCGGCGCCCTGGTCAGCAAGGTGCAGAGCGACGGGGTGCTGCTGAACCCGACGAAGCTCTATCCGGTCCTGGACGCGGCCACCAAGGCGATCACGACGGACCAGGGGCTCGACTCGCTCCGGGACCTGTACGACCTGGCGCGTTCGATGCGGGCCATCCCGACGGAGAAGGTGCAGTTCCTCACGGTCCCCCGGCGCCCTTACGCGTACAACGCGAACCGGGACGAACTGGTGCAGCCGGCGGCGAGTCAACTCTTCAAGCAGCTACGGGAGGACCGGACCGTCGTGGTGACGCCGGGCGACGAGAAGAAGGACGGGACGGGAACGCCCGGGAACGGGACGGACGGGAAGCCCGACGACGCGGACACCCCCGCTCCCTCCGTGACGCCGACCTTCACGGGACGCAACGCCGCGGAAGGGGTGTGCTCCTAG
- a CDS encoding LCP family protein, translating to MDAHSRGQADEIDPADQWVLNPRTGNYELRLDHSAGQSQPSTPSGTRRSTVPAPASRDTSADPSTDAPVPGQRRRRVSEPEGGRGGESPASRRKRKQGASRKKKVLLWTGGTMALVLVGGATGAYVLYNQLDGNIDVVDPVGVQSKGFRKGEAFNVLIIGTDKRTGEGNSGYGDNNSPGHADTTILFHVSKDRTNATALSIPRDLMTTIPECQTRQPDGQILTIPGQQKARFNVSLGQDGRDPGCTMRTVKELTGLTVDHFMMVDFNAVKELTSAVGGVKVCVEKAVDDPKSHLKLPAGESVIEGEKALAFVRTRSSFGNKSDLDRIKVQQQFLGSMIRQMKSNETLTSPTKLYDLAQAATDALTVDKGIGSLGKLQDLAGELSGIDTKNIAFATLPVIDNPDEPKPITVVPHPTQAPQLFAAMQADTSLTEVKKKQQDAKNAQAQAQAKLLQGARAEAVDVRVDVFNGSGIQGAAQSTINWLQNEEGVTRSTNKSNAPDKAAKTTLTYAPNQADQARKLADMMGLAATALKPGTQDAGNREPMTLVLGADFKGAGVPINGPVKAPDVEKVQADKQVCAK from the coding sequence GTGGACGCGCACAGCCGTGGACAGGCGGACGAGATCGACCCCGCCGACCAGTGGGTGCTCAACCCGCGGACGGGCAACTACGAACTGCGACTGGACCACTCCGCTGGGCAGTCGCAGCCGTCGACACCGTCCGGGACCCGTAGATCCACCGTTCCCGCTCCCGCGTCGCGCGACACCTCCGCCGACCCGTCCACCGACGCGCCCGTGCCCGGTCAGCGCCGCCGGCGGGTCTCCGAGCCGGAGGGCGGCCGGGGCGGCGAGTCGCCCGCGAGCCGCCGCAAGCGCAAGCAGGGCGCGTCCCGCAAGAAGAAGGTCCTCCTGTGGACCGGCGGCACGATGGCGTTGGTCCTCGTCGGCGGCGCGACCGGCGCGTACGTGCTCTACAACCAGCTCGACGGGAACATCGACGTCGTCGACCCGGTGGGTGTCCAGAGCAAGGGCTTCCGCAAGGGCGAGGCCTTCAACGTCCTCATCATCGGCACCGACAAGCGGACCGGTGAGGGCAACTCGGGCTACGGCGACAACAACAGCCCCGGCCACGCGGACACCACGATCCTCTTCCACGTCTCCAAGGACCGGACGAACGCCACGGCGCTCTCCATCCCGCGCGACCTGATGACGACGATCCCCGAGTGCCAGACGCGGCAGCCCGACGGCCAGATCCTCACGATCCCCGGCCAGCAGAAGGCCCGCTTCAACGTCAGCCTCGGCCAGGACGGCCGCGACCCCGGCTGCACCATGCGTACGGTCAAGGAACTGACCGGCCTGACCGTCGACCACTTCATGATGGTCGACTTCAACGCCGTCAAGGAGCTGACCTCGGCCGTCGGCGGCGTGAAGGTCTGCGTCGAGAAGGCCGTCGACGACCCCAAGTCCCATCTGAAGCTGCCGGCCGGCGAGTCGGTCATCGAGGGCGAGAAGGCGCTCGCCTTCGTCCGTACCCGCTCCAGCTTCGGCAACAAGAGCGACCTGGACCGGATCAAGGTCCAGCAGCAGTTCCTCGGTTCGATGATCCGGCAGATGAAGTCGAACGAGACGCTCACCAGCCCGACGAAGCTGTACGACCTCGCCCAGGCGGCGACGGACGCGCTCACCGTCGACAAGGGCATAGGGTCCCTCGGGAAGCTCCAGGACCTGGCGGGGGAACTCTCCGGGATCGACACGAAGAACATCGCGTTCGCGACCCTCCCGGTCATCGACAACCCGGACGAGCCCAAGCCGATCACCGTGGTGCCGCACCCGACGCAGGCGCCGCAGCTGTTCGCCGCGATGCAGGCCGACACCTCGCTCACCGAGGTGAAGAAGAAGCAGCAGGACGCCAAGAACGCCCAGGCGCAGGCCCAGGCGAAGCTCCTCCAGGGCGCCCGCGCCGAGGCCGTCGACGTACGCGTCGACGTCTTCAACGGCAGCGGCATCCAGGGCGCGGCCCAGTCGACCATCAACTGGCTGCAGAACGAAGAGGGCGTCACCCGCTCCACCAACAAGAGCAACGCCCCCGACAAGGCGGCGAAGACGACGCTCACCTACGCACCGAACCAGGCCGATCAGGCCCGCAAGCTCGCGGACATGATGGGGCTGGCCGCCACGGCTCTCAAGCCGGGCACGCAGGACGCCGGGAACCGCGAGCCCATGACGCTCGTCCTCGGTGCCGACTTCAAGGGCGCGGGGGTGCCCATCAACGGTCCGGTGAAGGCGCCGGACGTCGAGAAGGTACAAGCTGACAAGCAGGTGTGCGCCAAGTAG
- a CDS encoding LCP family protein produces MGQNSVRGEGTRGRVPRARELGWDDELYDAGAATGAGPDDAPEETDEGAGSGTTTRAERRRGAGGGGGAESGGDGRSGHRRGGSRRRARKAGKRKALRWVAITLAVLILGTAGAGYLYYEHLNGNIRGGGRAGGESGVKKAAPNALGDTPLNILLIGSDSRQDDKNIALGGGRNDRDRKPLADVQMLLHVSADRQNASIISVPRDTVVRIPECKEKDGTSYAATENRPINESLQRGGPGCTLTTWESLTGVYIDHWLMVDFAGVVAMADEVGGVPVCVKTGVYDKSTRGVKGGSGLKLPKGTTEVQGEQALQWLRTRHAFGSDQNRAKAQHMYMNGMMKKLQQQNAWSDTGQLMGLAETATSALQVSDELKSVKKLFDLSMQLKNVKLDRLTTATIPTVPYPQNPDAWLLPVRSSADKMWSMLRDDVAFDKNGDKAGSKPKPSASAKPKTAAETPGSFAVTVANGTAGTDEAPVEGRAKDIVAVLTGKGFTQADSSKEPQPRADTVVMYPKDAGDQGRANALSVAKVLGLPDAKVRADAKAEGITLVIGADWREGSVYKKPTTVAGDLPEGADDKATCMDVYSVYKWDGKS; encoded by the coding sequence GTGGGACAGAACAGCGTGCGTGGGGAGGGAACGCGTGGACGCGTTCCGCGCGCCCGTGAACTGGGCTGGGACGACGAGCTGTACGACGCCGGTGCGGCCACCGGCGCCGGACCGGACGACGCTCCCGAGGAGACGGACGAAGGCGCCGGCTCCGGTACGACGACCCGCGCCGAGCGCCGGCGTGGCGCCGGAGGCGGTGGCGGTGCCGAGAGCGGCGGCGACGGGCGGTCGGGCCACCGTCGCGGCGGCTCGCGCCGGCGTGCCAGGAAGGCCGGCAAACGCAAGGCGCTGCGCTGGGTCGCGATCACGCTCGCGGTACTGATACTCGGCACGGCCGGCGCCGGATACCTGTACTACGAGCACCTCAACGGCAACATCCGCGGCGGTGGCCGCGCGGGCGGCGAGAGCGGTGTGAAGAAGGCCGCGCCGAACGCGCTGGGCGACACCCCGCTGAACATCCTGCTGATCGGCTCCGACAGCCGCCAGGACGACAAGAACATCGCCCTGGGCGGCGGCAGGAACGACAGGGACCGCAAGCCGCTCGCCGATGTGCAGATGCTGCTGCACGTCTCGGCGGACCGGCAGAACGCCTCGATCATCTCCGTCCCGCGCGACACGGTCGTCCGCATCCCCGAATGCAAGGAGAAGGACGGCACGTCCTACGCGGCCACCGAGAACCGGCCCATCAACGAGTCGCTCCAGCGCGGCGGCCCCGGCTGCACCCTCACCACCTGGGAGAGCCTCACCGGGGTCTACATCGACCACTGGCTGATGGTCGACTTCGCGGGTGTGGTGGCCATGGCGGACGAGGTCGGCGGTGTTCCGGTCTGCGTGAAGACCGGCGTGTACGACAAGTCGACCAGGGGTGTGAAGGGCGGCTCCGGTCTGAAGCTGCCGAAGGGCACCACCGAGGTCCAGGGTGAGCAGGCGCTCCAGTGGCTGCGCACCCGGCACGCGTTCGGCAGCGACCAGAACCGTGCCAAGGCCCAGCACATGTACATGAACGGGATGATGAAGAAGCTCCAGCAGCAGAACGCCTGGAGCGACACCGGCCAGCTGATGGGGCTCGCCGAGACGGCCACCAGCGCCCTGCAGGTCTCCGACGAGCTCAAGTCGGTGAAGAAGCTCTTCGACCTGTCGATGCAGCTGAAGAACGTCAAGCTCGACCGTCTGACGACGGCCACCATCCCCACCGTGCCCTACCCGCAGAACCCCGACGCCTGGCTCCTGCCCGTCCGGTCCTCCGCCGACAAGATGTGGTCGATGCTCCGTGACGACGTCGCGTTCGACAAGAACGGCGACAAGGCCGGCAGCAAGCCGAAGCCCTCGGCCTCCGCGAAGCCGAAGACGGCCGCCGAGACGCCGGGCTCCTTCGCCGTGACCGTCGCCAACGGCACCGCGGGCACCGACGAGGCGCCCGTCGAGGGCCGCGCCAAGGACATCGTCGCGGTCCTCACGGGCAAGGGATTCACCCAGGCCGACTCCTCCAAGGAGCCGCAGCCCCGCGCCGACACCGTCGTCATGTACCCGAAGGACGCCGGCGACCAGGGCAGGGCGAACGCCCTGTCCGTGGCGAAGGTCCTCGGACTGCCGGACGCCAAGGTCCGGGCCGACGCCAAGGCCGAGGGCATCACCCTCGTCATCGGCGCGGACTGGCGCGAGGGCAGCGTCTACAAGAAGCCGACGACCGTCGCGGGCGACCTGCCCGAGGGCGCCGACGACAAGGCGACCTGCATGGACGTCTACTCGGTCTACAAGTGGGACGGGAAGAGCTGA
- a CDS encoding glycosyltransferase family 2 protein: MLPPVSVIMPVLNEERYLRTSVRHILEQEYDGEMEVVIALGPSTDRTDEIAAELVAETASDPRARVTTVPNPTGRTPAALNAAIKASRHPIVVRVDGHGMLSPNYIATAVRLLEETGAQNVGGVMHAEGENAWEDAVAAAMTSKIGVGNAAFHTGGEAGPAETVYLGVFRREALEQQGGYNVEFIRAQDWELNFRIREAGGLIWFSPELRVQYRPRPSVRALAKQYKDYGRWRHVVARYHQGSINLRYLAPPTAVCAIAAGLVVGAVLTPLGFVVPAGYLAAITAGSLPAGKGLSLKARLQIPVALATMHMSWGYGFLTSPRSLAKKVIASRRPAVLAGESETV, translated from the coding sequence ATGCTGCCCCCCGTCTCCGTGATCATGCCGGTCCTCAACGAGGAGCGGTATCTGCGCACCTCGGTTCGTCACATCCTGGAGCAGGAGTACGACGGCGAGATGGAGGTGGTGATCGCGCTCGGGCCGTCCACGGACCGCACCGACGAGATCGCCGCCGAACTCGTCGCCGAGACCGCGTCCGACCCCCGTGCCCGCGTGACGACCGTCCCGAACCCCACGGGCCGCACGCCCGCCGCGCTCAACGCGGCGATCAAGGCCTCGCGTCACCCGATCGTGGTGCGGGTGGACGGTCACGGCATGCTCTCCCCGAACTACATCGCCACGGCCGTCCGGCTCCTGGAGGAGACCGGCGCGCAGAACGTCGGCGGTGTCATGCACGCCGAGGGTGAGAACGCCTGGGAGGACGCGGTCGCCGCCGCGATGACCTCGAAGATCGGCGTCGGCAACGCCGCCTTCCACACGGGCGGCGAGGCGGGCCCCGCCGAGACCGTCTACCTGGGGGTGTTCCGGCGCGAGGCGCTCGAACAGCAGGGCGGCTACAACGTGGAGTTCATCCGCGCCCAGGACTGGGAGCTGAACTTCCGCATCCGCGAGGCCGGCGGCCTGATCTGGTTCTCGCCGGAGCTGCGCGTCCAGTACCGTCCGCGGCCCAGCGTCCGCGCGCTCGCCAAGCAGTACAAGGACTACGGCCGCTGGCGTCACGTCGTGGCCCGCTACCACCAGGGCTCGATCAACCTGCGCTATCTGGCCCCGCCGACCGCCGTGTGCGCCATCGCCGCGGGCCTGGTCGTGGGCGCCGTCCTCACCCCGCTGGGCTTCGTGGTCCCGGCCGGCTACCTCGCCGCGATCACGGCCGGCTCGCTCCCCGCGGGCAAGGGCCTCTCGCTCAAGGCCCGCCTCCAGATCCCGGTGGCGCTCGCGACGATGCACATGTCGTGGGGGTACGGCTTCCTGACGAGCCCGCGGTCGCTGGCGAAGAAGGTCATCGCGAGCCGCCGCCCGGCGGTCCTGGCCGGCGAGTCCGAGACGGTCTGA
- a CDS encoding LCP family protein gives MGLRCSRFPLSHPRRCPSVPAPPRTPRPRPAARSAPVRRRRRRPRWGMRMATALSVTVLAAGGIGHALVTGLDTGITRVDPFKDMKNRPQAGNGMNVLVVGTDGRDRITPEEKAKYRLGGAPCHCTDTVMLVHISEDRERASVVSLPRDSYAEMPEHTDLTTGRKHHAHPVKLNAAYAEGGPSLTVRTVESMTGVKIDHYLEVDFTSFMRTVDAVGGVQICTTRAVKDSYTGLDLPAGTHELDGGQALQYVRSRHIDGAADIGRMQRQQRFLAALVERITSGGVLFNPVRFREVATTMLSSVRADEDFGTDQLLALSKAMRGFTPASSEFVSVPIGDMSFPVKGIGSTVKWDAKKAQRLFQALREDEPLAASKPGSPSSAKAPKAVVVDVAPRTVRVQVHNGTRTDGLGRKVDDALRGTGFDTTRTPVTGSGKERARTLVEYDPRWDRSAKTLAAALPGAELRPVKGRGGTLRVTVGADYKGVTAVRAEETARGGPFEAVTGDRVVCP, from the coding sequence ATGGGCCTACGGTGCTCACGGTTCCCTTTGTCACACCCGCGGAGGTGTCCGTCCGTGCCCGCACCGCCCCGCACGCCCCGTCCCCGGCCCGCCGCCCGTTCCGCGCCGGTCCGCCGGCGGCGGAGGCGCCCCCGGTGGGGGATGCGGATGGCGACGGCGCTCTCCGTGACGGTGCTCGCGGCCGGCGGGATCGGGCACGCGCTGGTCACCGGGCTCGACACCGGGATCACCCGCGTCGACCCCTTCAAGGACATGAAGAACCGGCCGCAGGCCGGGAACGGGATGAACGTCCTGGTCGTCGGCACCGACGGCCGGGACCGGATCACCCCCGAGGAGAAGGCGAAGTACCGGCTCGGCGGCGCGCCCTGCCACTGCACCGACACGGTGATGCTCGTCCACATCTCGGAGGACCGGGAGCGGGCGAGCGTGGTGAGCCTGCCCCGTGACTCGTACGCCGAGATGCCCGAGCACACCGATCTCACCACCGGCAGGAAGCACCACGCGCATCCGGTGAAGCTGAACGCGGCGTACGCGGAGGGCGGGCCCTCGCTGACCGTGCGGACCGTCGAGTCGATGACCGGCGTCAAGATCGACCACTATCTGGAGGTCGACTTCACCAGCTTCATGCGCACGGTGGACGCGGTCGGCGGCGTGCAGATCTGTACGACCCGGGCGGTCAAGGACTCCTACACCGGGCTCGACCTGCCGGCCGGCACCCACGAGCTGGACGGCGGGCAGGCACTGCAGTACGTGCGCTCCCGGCACATCGACGGGGCCGCGGACATCGGGCGGATGCAGCGGCAGCAGCGGTTCCTGGCGGCGCTCGTCGAGCGGATCACGAGCGGCGGGGTGCTGTTCAACCCGGTCCGGTTCCGTGAGGTCGCCACCACGATGCTGAGCTCCGTACGGGCCGACGAGGACTTCGGCACGGATCAGCTGCTCGCCCTCTCCAAGGCGATGCGGGGCTTCACCCCGGCGTCCTCGGAGTTCGTGTCCGTGCCGATCGGGGACATGAGCTTCCCCGTGAAGGGGATCGGGTCGACGGTGAAGTGGGACGCCAAGAAGGCGCAGAGGCTCTTCCAGGCACTGCGGGAGGACGAGCCGCTGGCCGCCTCGAAGCCGGGTTCCCCGTCCTCGGCGAAGGCGCCCAAGGCCGTGGTCGTTGATGTGGCACCGCGGACCGTGCGGGTGCAGGTCCACAACGGGACCCGGACGGACGGGCTCGGCCGGAAGGTCGACGACGCGCTGCGCGGGACCGGCTTCGACACCACCCGGACGCCGGTGACCGGGAGCGGGAAGGAGCGGGCGCGGACCCTCGTGGAGTACGACCCCCGCTGGGACCGCTCGGCGAAGACCCTCGCGGCGGCGCTGCCGGGGGCGGAGCTGCGGCCCGTGAAGGGACGGGGCGGGACGCTGCGCGTCACCGTGGGGGCCGACTACAAGGGGGTGACGGCCGTGCGGGCCGAGGAGACGGCACGGGGCGGGCCGTTCGAAGCGGTGACGGGCGACCGTGTGGTGTGCCCGTGA